Within the Pseudomonadota bacterium genome, the region GTCGGTTTCGACCCCGACGCAGATTGCCGTGCCGCGGCCCGTGGCCAGCACGCTGGCCATGATCGTGGCTTCGTCGACCAGGTTGAAGACATCCTTGTCGTGCACCGGTGTCCCCGGCGGCAGTGCAGCAGCGATGGCGTCTGTCACGCCGCCGTTCCGGTCGATATCCTCGGCAGTGGCGATGACAGGGACCTTGAGGTGGCGCGCCACCAGCAACAGCCACGCAACGTGGGAAGTCACGCGTTGGGACTTGGCACGGTCGTACTTGCGAAGGAAGTAATCCTGAATGTCGATGACAATCAGAACGCTGTCATTGACGTCCACCAATGATCGCTTGATCCGCGCGGCTTCATGCATTGCCGGCTACTCTCACTCATCACACCCCGACGGCAGTCTAGGCCGGATCGGGGACGATGAACAGATGGGTCACGGAATCCCTATCGCCTTGTGCGTCTGAACCGACAGGCGCCAGCGCGGGTCGGCCTTGCAGAACTCGACCGCGGCGGCGACGTTCTCGGCCAGTTTCGGGC harbors:
- a CDS encoding isochorismatase family protein, whose amino-acid sequence is MHEAARIKRSLVDVNDSVLIVIDIQDYFLRKYDRAKSQRVTSHVAWLLLVARHLKVPVIATAEDIDRNGGVTDAIAAALPPGTPVHDKDVFNLVDEATIMASVLATGRGTAICVGVETDVCVAHSAMGLLSMGYNVVIPQDGVASMETDEEIGLMRMQSAGAVISSVKALYYEWMRGVSQVRAFRALVPEIEEQRPPSLVL